GCACAATGGAGAGTATCACGCGCCCTGCGTAGCAGCCGCATGAATGTGTCCGGGGGGGCGTGCAGGCGGCGGAACCTCGGCGCCCAACCCGGCGCGCGCGTTTCTTGGCATGATCGGGCCTTCCTTTCCGCCGCTGCGCGCGGCCCCGTCCGCTGGAGATGCTCATGGTCGGAGCTACAGGTCCTGCCGTAGATGTTGCCCCCCAAGCGCTGCCCGCATTGCGCGTGATGCCGATGCCGGCTGATCTCAACCCGGCCGGCGACGTCTTCGGCGGCTGGATCATGGCGATGGTGGACGTCGCCGGCGCGCTGCCGGCGATCCGCCGCGCGCGCTCGCGCGTGGTGACGGTGGCGGTGAATTCCTTCACCTTCAAGCAGCCGGTGTCGGTCGGCGACATCGTCAGCTTTCATGCGGACGTGGTGGCGACGGGGCGGTCGTCGATCACGGTCGATGTGCATGTGTTCGCCGAGCGCAACCCGGCCAGCCCGGTGGTGGTGAAGGTCACCGAGGCGCGCCTGACCTATGTCGCGATGAGCGCGCAGGGCGAGAAGCGCCTGCTCGGAGCGGTCGTGCCGCCGCGCGCCGAGCCGCCCTCGAGCAAGGAGCTGGTGTTGCGGGTGGTGCCGATGCCGGCCGACCTCAACCCGGCCGGCGACGTCTTCGGCGGCTGGATCATGGCGATGGTCGACGTCGCCGGGGCGGTTCCGGCGGTGCGCGTCGCGCGCTCCCGGGTGGCCACGGTGGCGGTGGACTCCTTCGTCTTCAAGCAGCCGGTATCGGTCGGCGACATCGTCAGCTTCCACGCCGAGATCGTGCACGTCGGCAAGACCTCGGTGACCGTGGACGTCGAGGTGTTCGCCGAGCGCAATCCCGAGAACCCGGTGGTGGTGAAGGTGACCGAGGCCAAGCTGACCTACGTGGCGGTCGATGAGTTTCGCGCCAAGCGGCAGATCGCTCCGGGCTGACCGGGCGCGGCGCGCGGGTCGGGGCGGTCGCATTGTTCGGCCGCCGTCCGCGGAATTGATGGCTATCAATCACGACGTGAGATTTTGCCGTTAGTGTGCGAGGCATTCGCAGAGCCCTCCTGCGACGGACCACGACCTAACGGAGATTTCACATGAACAAGTTCCCCTTCCTGATCGCCGCTGCGGCATCCGTCCTGCTGGCGGCCTGTGGCGGCTCCGACAGCGGCACGCCGGCCGCGCCTGCGGCCGCCCCGGCCCCGGCGCCTGTCGCCGCCGCGCCTGCGGCCGCGCCCGCCGCAGCGCCCGCGCCTGCCCCCGCCGCGGCGCCCGCGAATGCAGCGGGCGAGAGCGTCTACAAGAAGACCTGCGCGCTGTGCCATGCAGCGGGCGTGGCGGGTGCGCCGAAGCCGGGCGACAAGGCCGAGTGGGAGCCGCGCATCGCGCAGGGCAACGAGACCCTGTACAAGCACGCGATCGAGGGCTTCACCGGTGCCAAGGGCATGATGCCGCCGCGCGGGGGTGGTGCCTCGCTGACCGACGACGAGGTCAAGGCGGCGGTCGACTACATGGTCGCCAAGTCAAAGTAAGTGCGGCAACCCCGCTGCGGCGGGGGCAGCAAGCGAGGACGGGGCCTGCGGGCCCCGTTTGCATGTGCGCCGCGCGCGCATGAGGCGAGCTCGGGTCAGTGCAGGTGCTGGGCGTGGGTCGCATCGCGCAAGCCCGCTACCACGCCGCGGTCGATCTGCCCGAAGCGCAGTGCCTGGCCGCCTTGCTGCGCGATATGGGCCTGGGCGGCGGTCGCGTCGGCGAAGGCGGGCAGATCGGGGCCGCGCATCGGTCCGCGCGCGGCCGAGCCGCGC
This region of Thauera sp. JM12B12 genomic DNA includes:
- a CDS encoding hotdog domain-containing protein produces the protein MPADLNPAGDVFGGWIMAMVDVAGAVPAVRVARSRVATVAVDSFVFKQPVSVGDIVSFHAEIVHVGKTSVTVDVEVFAERNPENPVVVKVTEAKLTYVAVDEFRAKRQIAPG
- a CDS encoding c-type cytochrome — encoded protein: MNKFPFLIAAAASVLLAACGGSDSGTPAAPAAAPAPAPVAAAPAAAPAAAPAPAPAAAPANAAGESVYKKTCALCHAAGVAGAPKPGDKAEWEPRIAQGNETLYKHAIEGFTGAKGMMPPRGGGASLTDDEVKAAVDYMVAKSK